From Malus sylvestris chromosome 1, drMalSylv7.2, whole genome shotgun sequence:
ACATGTTAAGGTTCAAgtaatttaatttcttaatcCTTATTCTTTGTTGCATTATCAATTACAACCAACCAGATATGTACATTGGAAGTACatattttgcttcttttttttttccgctATTTATTCGCATTAAAATAATCTCAATTATATTATGGCCGGAAACCCAATAATGTCAActctattttataaaaaaatattgcagTATTGTAAGTGTTCCCGTTTCTAGCTTTGTGGAAGTGCTCAATGGCCATCATAGTGTGAAAGAATTCAACCACACTGTCATAATGTCATTGCTTTGATCCCTATATCTTTATGTACAGTCTTAAAAAGTTCTTGGGTTGGTCATATCCGAAATCATAGTGCTTTTGTGTCGGGCAGGGTTATTCATGGGAAAGGGTTCTTCTTCTTATCATTTCCATCAAATACTCTTCATCAAATAACTTGGAGTCTTAAAAATTGATCCaagactaaagttattataacttttaaagttgacccctgtttgtaaccgttggatcaaatttcatgGCCTCGGATTAGTTGATGAGGAAGATTTGATGAAAGGGATCCGGAGATAATTCATTTCCTTATTCATGGTAAGGCCATAGTCCCTTTTGAGACGACGCATCATATGAACGGATTACGCACGTGAAGTGCATAATAGggtgtttgtagccgttgatagggatttttactactcatgtgaacgggcttaaatctcctattttacttgcaagaatcacaaggttgttatagtataaacggattttgcaaggtcatctccacagggattattaaataattcgaactaatcagattccatttaattattgtaaagtagaaattgaagtgattgattttaaaacctaattaaaataaaaacgaaattaatgaattaaaataaacaatctgcaatattagagctagagagaaagaaaacagttttgggagaataaaattaagaaagcactagggttccaccatcacctagcaatcctatgaatttttaccaattacttatgatctacacatgccactttgaaagttagattttcctaattcatattctacttggaacctccaacatagaacgtatatctaacatgcaacccgtccggacgttcggatcaaatctaaacatgaaagactcattattctttatgaaaatcctttgaaaaaccatgcaatccttaaaacgtgatattcatcctaagagaaattacaattattaatcacaagaagccagcatcaatttcagggaaccttccgaccaaaattgcatcaaattacttttctaaagatcctaatggtgatcaggcattaagacaattagatagtttttatcccggtgattaacaattcaaaatatgcatgcaatcaatcataaacaattaaataaaaatcacatattcatgctaaggctcaaggcttcgccctagcaaaagaaattagttccgcatattcataattgaaatcatagaaatatctattaagaaattggattgaaaacaccttcaagtagaaaatcttcaaaaccctaacacttctctctgtctccaatattgcataaaataaagcgtactctaaaactgtagacggccaagcaatatatctgctaagcccccacacaaaccctagcaaactaaaattaataaaaaccctaaataaaaatagtaaaattcgtctaaaatctgaacagccacgttttggcccataagctgctccaaaactggcccaatatagctggatttgatgtttggaatattctgaacacttttccagaaggccacgaacccatccgaggtcatcttgggctccaaaaatgcaatttaagcccaaaaacgtcattttccagcactgcgcactgcttctttatttcatcgccagaaaataaccgcttggtggaaaaatcccaaattttgatacgatcaagctaagtgactcacgaacgtcctccaactggaattactccaaaattcgtccatttggtcttgttttgctccagaggaagtcgaaagtcctatattgaaaatacaattcaaagtatcaaaattcttccaatatattaaccaaaatatactaagattagggtaaaatatataatataaaatctactcatcagccGTGTGATCGATtgaattaaagaatatcaaatgacagaaattaacaaaaagtaAGTAACAGTTTAATGCTCCACTTTCTCCTTtttatttcgttttttttttcttttgtcttcaaGGGTTTGTCAGGTTTGTTATGGCCGGATGAAATAGTAGGAACGCTAAGAGGGTTTGTGTGGCGACTAAAGGGTGTCACGTATTTTCTTTGTTGGTGATGGAgttatttttttggaaacttgGAGGGATGATTGTGAGACTGTTAACAATATATTTCGTGTTTACAAGGAGGTTTACTAAGGCAACGGTAGCTTTTATTCATAATGTGGATGAGACGAGACGACTAAAACTAAGTTATTAGGAATGTCACTAGTAGTATGTCAAGAGAAATACTTGGATCACTGGTGAAGCTACAGAGGCGCAAGGATGTGTGGTCGCACCTGCCAAAACTCGAATCCCATGAGCAATTAGCCACCCATCTGGTCGGCCACGACAGCCACCTCAGGTTGATCGTCTGCAGGCATACTTGCTCGGACGTGCTTCGCTGCCATGGTCCATGGATGCTCTGAGAAAGCTACTAAACAGTTTCGGGGGAGTGTTAGGGTTTTCCACTgggattttttttctcttatatTGTGGGCGCGGGTGAAGTTAGTTTCGTTCTTGGGCATTGGATTTGGTACATTATAGAAATGAAATTGGGCCAAGTGGCCTTCTTAGTTATTACCAGAAAAAGTTTGTTGCATGACTCACAACTTTACCATTTACACAGTgcaaaaaatgaaataatattCATTGCATTATGAAAAATTTGATGCAAAtatattgttttaaaaaccaTCATATTATATAATGTGCATAACTCAAGTTTTAAATTCGACTCATAtagaaattattaaaaaatgtttAGTAATGAGTTTGATATTAAGTTGTAACCTATTGTAAAAATATTAAGTTGTCATTGGCAATCCAAACCCTGCCATTTATGGCTCATGGAATAGCTCAATTAAGCTCAATGGGTGATCAATGATTGAGTAATAGCTtggttgtttacattgagaTAGATGActttgcttttattgataatgagcctattatgcgaCGTTTTCATGGTATGAAACCTCGCGGAAATAATTGTAActtgtttgtattgataaattatgaataACATTAATATTGTTTACTATCTAAAAGGATTTAGTTGTCTACATTTTTTTTGGAACTTTTTACCCTTTTGAATTCCTCCACTCCCTTTGACAATTCCTAGTTTTGCCAATGCTTGGGATGCCTATGAATATGGGTCAAATGTTGAAGGAAAGATTGCACGGCGTGGAGGGTTATTCATGTCCAAAATGTGAAGAGTCATCGGAGAGTGTTAACATAACAGAAagtacgtttttttttttttttaatctcatgTTTTCTACAAGAATACAATTATGTTATTACTAgagaataaattggttttaaaCTCACTATTTACGAGATTCAAATATAAGTTTCTTATTTACAAATAAAGATAAATAccattaaaatacattacaaagGGGCCACAAAACTATATTTTATTGCCTTTGTAGTGGGCTTTTAGTGAGAGGTTCTATCTTTGGTTGAAGTTCTGTAAATAGTTCTATGTTCTGTGTcttctcttttatttgttttcaaatatACAACATTATATGAGTGGAGATTTGGGTTAATCTGGCCAATGAGATACATTATATCGAACTCTTATTTCAGAAAAGTCGAACCTGTAAATATGGCCAAATTAAGTAAAACAATGTCCTCCATTCCAATCGAGTccaaatcattttttttgtaactAATGATCCTTTCAGTGAGGGACTAGGATTCTATCCGGATTCTTTTTATGAAAATCTTATGACTCAATTCATCTTATTCGTTCATTAATCATCCTACTgctagaaatcattttaaatttttgggtaaaagactgtttactaccctcatgtttcgtagttttcaacatttagtacatcaagtttttttcgtctcagattcatacctaaagtgtaaattttgggacagtctcatacatccgttagtcaaactgttaagttttctGTTAACTGTGATGTGGCGCACTGACtgagcgccacgtgtcatcagagttttttttttcttttttcttttttctttcttttctttttttttccttcttccttcttcttcttccttcttcttcttcctccgactgcaactttttttttttttcttcctccttctccttcttccttccttcctccttccttccctttcttccccttcttcattcttcttccttctcattctcctttcctccgaatctgggaagctttttttttttcttcttcttcttccttttctttcctccttcttccttcttcttcttctttttcttcttcttcttcctccgaatctatccagattcagttttttctttttttttctttttttttcttctttcttcttcttcttcttcttcttcttcttcctccgaatctgcccagattcaatttttttttcttcctccttctccttcttccttccccttcttccttcttcttctttttcctccgaatctgggggaagatgaaagctttttttttttttttgaggaagaagaggaagaaggggaaggaagaaggagaagaaggaggaagaaaaaaaaaaggttgcagtcagaggaagaagaagaagaagaagaaggaagaagaagaaggaagaagaaggaagaaggaagaagaaggaagaaggaagaaggaagaagaagaaagaaaaaaaaaaacaaacaaacttccccagatttcggaggaagaagaagaagaaggagaaggaagaagaaggaagaaggaggaaggaagaaggagaaggaggaggaagaaaaaaaaaagttgcgtcggaggaagaagaagaagaagaaggaagaagaaaagaaaagaaagaaaaaaaaaaaaaaaaaaaactcggatgacacgtggcgtccagtcagtgcgccacgtcacagttaacagaaaacttaacagtttaactaatggatgtatgagactgtcctaaaatttacactttaggtatgaatctgagacgaaaaaaacttgatgtactaaatgttgaaaaccacgaaatatgagggtagtaaacaatcTTTTACCCTAAAATTTGAAGAGAATCCTCGTAAAGATTCGGCGAGAATTCTCGTCTTTTGGCTAGTGCGAAAAGCCAAAATTCTCCCTTTGACTTCACTTCTTCCAAGGCTCCACCAAGAACAAACTATAATACTTAATTGTGAGTGACTAGTGCAAGTCCACAAGAGCTGCACCAACCTTTCCACCAATTACAAAGCCTGCCAGCCAAACACCCCAAATCCCCTCAACGGCACATTTCTCTCAAAACTAGATCCTTGAAAACGCGTTTAAAATGGATAATGTTATGAAAACTAAATTTAtggattaaatttataaaataactGACTTGAACgagtttatttctttttaatgacacatcatttagtttgcaaatttaatctacaaatttagtctccctcaCAATAGCCAAACATAATTGTTGGGGACAGCAGTGTCTTATCCAAACCCcaatgcaaaagaaaaagaagattagaaatgttgtgtttcttattaagcaaaaataataataataacaggAGGAAAATTGTGCTTTTCCTGTTTCGcttaatacaagaaaaaaaatggaataagGATAAGCAGATTAACACCCTTTGTGCGTGTTACCCAATCCATCCCCACAAGCCTTTttgtattataatattataCATCTGCGAGTGTGAAGAGGCTCTGCCCATTTTCACCAATGCCTGCCTTGATGAGAGCCACTTCCGCCTCCTCCGCCGCCTTTGTTCCTCGCAATGAAAGAATTCTTCGGCTTTGGTATCTCATGGATGTCCATCACTTGAATTGTTCTCTGCTTTTTGGCTTCACAAAAAAAGGCACATCCCAACCAATATAAACACCGACGTAATGAACAAAAACGTACAAAAACAAACCAACATGTCCAAAGTTTTAAGACCCAACCATTTTCAGCTTCTTTGTAATTTGCCTGAAGTCGTCTTCTGGCAGAAGCCAATCTATCAGAGTCAAAATTGCTTTCCTTCTGCCCCATCTGTCTCTGCAAAAATCAATTAAGTGACAAACAACACTCAGTGGAAATAATTTGTTTCGAATTATAGTTTTGGAATTCACGTTATGATGCAGCACTGAAATTACTTACACGTGCACTCAACTAAGCTATAAATGGAACTAGTTAGCTTAGTTGAGTTGAGTTTATTATATTTGGAAGCATAAGcttcaaattttatattatcttCCTCAAAATTTCAGCATCCAAACATAGACTTAAATACTCTAATTTGGCATCCATACATTTTGAGGAGCAGAAGCAGACACGGGGGTCAATTGTGTAGGTTTTGGTGGAGCATCCCTTCTAGGAACTGCCTTTGACTTGCGTTCTGGTTCTGAATTGTTCTTGTCTGACCCAGAACTCCCATCTGTGTGAAAACGATGATGATTAATAGTAACACAAACCGGCCCAGCTAAATAAAACTGTAAACAGCTAGATTTTCAGCAAACGACGAAGAGGAAGTGTAGAATCTGATTCTATACTTACTGTGAGGATTTGGAGAGTATGCAAAATCAGGAACCTGAGAATCGAAAGAAGTGAATATTAGAAAGTAAGAATAAAGGATGGAATATTCCACAAATTTATCAAAAACAAATCTTTCTTTGACCTGGTGAAGTCCATTGTGGGGAATTTTCTGCTGTGGTGAGTCTTCATCAACTGCAAACAACTTAAGTTAGGATTCAAAGTAACTTGGGCAGGATTCCAACTTCttctcatcgattgaagttctTGCAAGAAGcagaattaaattaattaataaggaAATAAGGATCTTATGTTTACCCATGGTTGAAGATGATTGTTGTTCTCCATGTAACTTGACCCATTCATTCACAATACCTTTCCATttactgtaaaaaaaaaagcaacaaaataaatcaacttcttttttttttcttcaatgtcGAAACTAAAGGACTTTCACCACCAACAAGTGAAGAGCAACGAAACATGTCCATACTTGACAATTTGCTTTGCCAATCGCCTAACAACATCGCTTGGATGATGCTTCCGCAATTGACTTACATGCTTTCCAATATCAGCCTCCTAAAAATCCCAAACAACAACTAAAAATCACAAACTTGGCGGaagttttttttctctttattaAATGGCAAGCGGGATTCAAAAttggagaaggaaaaaaattaagatgACCAAATCAAGAGATAATTGGTGAGAGAAGTGTTTTTCCGTTTATGAGAGCACATATAAGAACACCCCAAAATTACCTTAAGTTCTTGGACTGATATTTCCATATCTGCTAGAGTTTGAAGCAACTCAACCAATGTATCCTCAGACTGACATGAACAAAGTTGCTTAAACAATCAATAATAAAGAGACGAAAAAAGACAAGACACAACCAAACCAAAACAGGAAATGAATTGAAGACTGACAGAAAGAGAAATTGACCTGATAGGGATCCTCAAGCTGCTTCTTAATGTCTAGAATCTTCTTCTGCTCATCATCGAACAACCCTGCGTAGGGATCCAactcctcctcatcctcctcaCCACCATCTCCACCAACAGACTGCGGAGTGTACGGTGAAACTGCTTTGGGCTGGTTACCATTGTGCCCATTAGGCCCATCAGCATCGCAGTTTGGGCATTGAGGCGGAACGGAAGTTGTGGCATAGAGGCGCTCGACAATGCCATCCCTCCGGTGCTTGAGCTCAGTGCCATAATCAGACGAAGCGACAGCTATGGCAGTGTCCATGAACGTCCATATATCCACTTCCGAACTTTCTAAGATGGTCCGAAAGTCGTCATGGTCCATTGTGTCGGCCTTACAGTCAAATACAAATGCAGTCCGTTCGATGATGGATTATTCTCAGATTTTGAGATTGCATTGCCAGATCATGAATGGAGTTATAAAAGTCGCTTCACAAGAAACAACAACCAAATCTCCGAAGGCACAGATCTGACTCGGTGTTGCAGAGCTGTCAATAATCCATGCTCCAAAGAGAATTCCCAGGAAAAAGATCAAATTTTCTGAGTAACGATGAGAGAAACTCAATTGATTTCTGGGTTTGTGTCAGAATTCCTTGATTCTTTGCTCACTGTCCAATTAAATTTGACCTGCGTTGAACTTTTCGGACAATTGAACAGGAAATGGCTATACCAAATCCTATAAGAACCCCAAAAACTGGCAGAAAAACTCTATATTCTTTCTTCCCTCTT
This genomic window contains:
- the LOC126622427 gene encoding probable mediator of RNA polymerase II transcription subunit 26c; amino-acid sequence: MDHDDFRTILESSEVDIWTFMDTAIAVASSDYGTELKHRRDGIVERLYATTSVPPQCPNCDADGPNGHNGNQPKAVSPYTPQSVGGDGGEEDEEELDPYAGLFDDEQKKILDIKKQLEDPYQSEDTLVELLQTLADMEISVQELKEADIGKHVSQLRKHHPSDVVRRLAKQIVNKWKGIVNEWVKLHGEQQSSSTMVDEDSPQQKIPHNGLHQVPDFAYSPNPHNGSSGSDKNNSEPERKSKAVPRRDAPPKPTQLTPVSASAPQNRQMGQKESNFDSDRLASARRRLQANYKEAENAKKQRTIQVMDIHEIPKPKNSFIARNKGGGGGGSGSHQGRHW